From the genome of Stigmatopora nigra isolate UIUO_SnigA chromosome 2, RoL_Snig_1.1, whole genome shotgun sequence:
tcaCCCGTCAATTAAGTAAACACGGTTAAGATGCGTACGTGAAGTAGGTCAAATTGAATCAATTGTGTACTCGTTTCATCCAATAGTCAAAagtaaattgcatttttccctTGCAGGCCTGTGCCCGACCCCTCGTCTCGGTTTACTCCGATAAGGGAGATTCCTCGggcaaaaatgttcttttgccTGCAGTGTTCAAGGCTCCTATTCGCCCCGATGTTGTGAATTTTGTGCACACCAACATGCGCAAAAATAGTCGCCAGCCCTATGCTGTCAGCAAACTGGCAGGTGAGTGGAAGAAACAGAGTACTgatttcaactatttttttaaacagagaaTTTGAATTTCAGGTCACCAGACCAGTGCTGAATCCTGGGGTACTGGACGAGCCGTCGCCCGTATCCCTCGTGTAAGGGGTGGCGGTACTCACCGTTCTGGTCAGGGTGCCTTTGGAAATGTATCCTTTCTTTATTAGACATTGTGCTGCTTCGTGGTTATTGTCGTTATGTGCGATGATGGTGTAATTTGCGTCCGACACTGTGTACAGTGACACAATGCCTGCTGTCAAATACTGGCTCAGTTGactgatgaatattttttctgaGCACAAATGtgtagtctttaaaaaaaatatatattgacagTTATTGTTAAACAATCTTAACTTTGTCTTAAGATGTGTCGTGGAGGGCGCATGTTTGCTCCCACCAAAACCTGGCGCCGTTGGCACCGCAAGATCAACATCACCCAGAAGCGTTATGCTATGTGCTCAGTTCTGGCCGCTACTGCCATTCCTTCACTTGTCATGTCCAAGGGTGAGATAGTTTCTAGGATCAGAACTTAAGAACTTGTTactcttttaactcattggctaccatagGCTACGTTTAACATTGTTTCCATTTCGGGGGGCTCGGTTAAACTTTAAAAAGGGGGGGCTCAAAATTGGGTAAGTTGACAGGAATTTCAAAATTATTACTTCTGTGTTCTTGCCATTTGTTTACAGTACTTGACGACCTTACCTAGTGTTTTGTAGCACTGGGGATTAAATTATGTTTTGGCCAATGAGTTATATTCTGACCGCTTGCCATGATGGTGTAATTTGCGTCTGACTCTGTCTACAGTGACGGTTGCCTGCCGTCTCAAAACTGTTACAGGGTGGTGATGTGTGTAGAATTCTGAGCAGCTTCCACCAAAGCCGCCATAAACTGGGTTTTGTGTGCCTATTTTTGACCCAATGTCTTTTACAGGACACCGCATTGAGGAAATCCCAGAGGTTCCTTTGGTGGTTGAAGATAAAGTTGAGGGCTACAAGAAGACCAAGGAGGCAGTGCTTCTGTTGAAGAAACTTAAAGCCTGGAATGACATCAAGAAGGTAATAGTTGTTTACGAGCAAATGAATGGACGGATGCTTTGCTTCCCCCGCTAAATAACATTTCGCACACAATTACCAGGTCTACGCCTCTCAGCGAATGCGTGCCGGTAAGGGTAAAATGAGGAATCGTCGACGTATTCAGCGCAAGGGCCCTTGTATTATATACAACCGTGATTGTGGGGTCACCAAGGCATTCAGAAATATTCCTGGTAAGTTTTTCCTTTGGAAATTAGTTTGATTTGATCAAAGCCTAATGAAAAAAGTACCgtgtaacttttttttacgaTACAAATGAGGCattgaattttttgttttgatcacTTTTACAAGACCAAGCCCCAAAAATGTGCTAGGTGTAGTTACTCATGATCTTTTGGcaatacatttagaaaaaaatgtttccaatttctcaattgttattttaatttaatgtctCATGCAAGTTGTACTTACTTTTGTAGGCATCACTCTGCAAAACGTGAACCGCCTGAATCTTCTGAAACTGGCCCCAGGTGGTCATGTTGGTCGCTTCTGCATTTGGACCGAAAGCGCTTTCCGCAAGCTGGATGAATTGTACGGTACCTGGCGTAAAGTTTCCACCCGCAAGACTGACTACAAGTGAGTATTGGTAGCAATATGGTCTAGGCAGTTGCAATATGACTGAAGTACTGTATTGAAGAAGTAAAAAGACATTGATTTTGAACACTAACTGTAGTCCTTCTATTTCAGCTTGCCAATGCACAAGATGACCAATACAGACCTGGGTAGACTTCTGAAGAGCGAAGAGATCATGAAAGCACTTCGTGCACCCAGGCAAGTCAATGTTGAAAATCAATTTATGCTCCCACTTTGGCCTGCATTTCTGAATGCTGACAAGATAGATGTCTTGGGGACATCACTGGCCCAAACAAATTTAAGGGCAAGGACATGCGTTTTTAAGTGGTTGTCTTCTCACAGGAGGAAGATCGTACGCAGAGTCCTGAAGAAGAATCCTCTGAAGAACCTACAAATAATGTTCAAGCTGAACCCATATGCCAAGACGGTCAAA
Proteins encoded in this window:
- the LOC144188388 gene encoding large ribosomal subunit protein uL4B-like; protein product: MACARPLVSVYSDKGDSSGKNVLLPAVFKAPIRPDVVNFVHTNMRKNSRQPYAVSKLAGHQTSAESWGTGRAVARIPRVRGGGTHRSGQGAFGNMCRGGRMFAPTKTWRRWHRKINITQKRYAMCSVLAATAIPSLVMSKGHRIEEIPEVPLVVEDKVEGYKKTKEAVLLLKKLKAWNDIKKVYASQRMRAGKGKMRNRRRIQRKGPCIIYNRDCGVTKAFRNIPGITLQNVNRLNLLKLAPGGHVGRFCIWTESAFRKLDELYGTWRKVSTRKTDYNLPMHKMTNTDLGRLLKSEEIMKALRAPRRKIVRRVLKKNPLKNLQIMFKLNPYAKTVKRHAILQHDPKIKAKMLKPKKKPLRKTMSKKQFDAY